Proteins from a single region of Saccharospirillaceae bacterium:
- a CDS encoding DUF3549 family protein, whose amino-acid sequence MTISQLVEESGAQMRIFDLGRRITKISKKDFADFEQLGKAYPTPYLKHAWIAVLSWNPKKAGQHNIWFLKLPLDEQNILQPGPRDAFLQHWLRVVADPDKEHGEAPCSFKPDQNRMAYFHAVSLITLAQPATQYYATARAYLSGDLGWDNWQQLGLQGLAEVVARIAEDNNERLLAQAIGQMPAVPRNVLLGYLENSQPGHELTVAINDCLSTVVAAGPQAADLAAFARALSNSVNEQQRQLLLQAILAHPVSQSVEVLAAIGSRCWHDLEGELLKAYLECLAVNEQGDNAFMALVADLMTLAGMRERILTVFRSPERSDALSRAIGKLMNLVSANTGSGPGGGSVQ is encoded by the coding sequence GTGACTATAAGCCAGCTGGTTGAAGAAAGCGGTGCGCAGATGCGTATTTTTGATCTTGGCCGACGCATCACTAAGATCTCAAAAAAAGACTTTGCTGATTTTGAGCAGCTTGGCAAAGCTTATCCAACACCGTATCTGAAACACGCCTGGATTGCGGTATTGAGCTGGAATCCGAAAAAGGCCGGGCAACACAATATCTGGTTTTTGAAATTACCATTGGATGAACAGAATATCCTCCAGCCAGGGCCTCGCGATGCTTTCCTGCAGCATTGGTTACGTGTGGTTGCGGATCCGGATAAAGAGCATGGTGAAGCGCCTTGTAGCTTTAAACCTGACCAGAATCGCATGGCCTACTTTCACGCGGTGTCGCTGATCACACTGGCTCAGCCTGCTACGCAGTACTACGCAACAGCGCGTGCTTATTTAAGCGGCGATCTGGGCTGGGACAACTGGCAGCAACTAGGATTACAGGGATTGGCCGAAGTGGTTGCCCGCATCGCTGAAGACAATAACGAGAGACTGCTGGCTCAAGCGATTGGCCAGATGCCAGCGGTGCCGCGCAATGTGCTGCTGGGGTATCTGGAAAACAGTCAGCCTGGCCACGAGTTGACGGTCGCCATTAACGATTGCTTGTCGACCGTTGTTGCGGCTGGTCCGCAAGCAGCGGATCTGGCAGCGTTTGCCCGAGCATTGTCAAACAGTGTGAATGAACAGCAGCGCCAGCTACTGTTGCAGGCGATTCTGGCGCACCCGGTGAGTCAATCGGTCGAAGTTCTGGCCGCGATTGGCAGTCGCTGCTGGCATGATTTGGAAGGTGAGCTGCTAAAGGCATATCTGGAATGTCTGGCCGTTAATGAGCAGGGAGACAATGCCTTCATGGCTCTGGTCGCTGATCTGATGACCTTGGCAGGGATGCGAGAACGCATTCTCACGGTATTCCGCAGCCCTGAGCGCAGCGACGCTTTATCCCGTGCAATCGGCAAGCTGATGAATCTGGTGTCTGCCAATACCGGTTCAGGCCCTGGTGGCGGTTCGGTGCAGTAG
- a CDS encoding SEC-C domain-containing protein: MELSSSCPCCSGRSYGECCYNVHHGEAARNPEALMRSRYSAFAIEDADYLSATWHSQTRPQNLSLEPDTHWLRLEIVDSSERGDDGEVTFIATFREKQEWLRLSETSRFIRENGRWYYLDGNASFETFKPGRNDPCPCGSGQKFKKCCG, encoded by the coding sequence ATGGAGCTATCGTCCAGTTGTCCATGTTGCTCCGGCCGATCCTACGGTGAATGTTGTTACAACGTTCACCACGGGGAAGCGGCACGGAATCCAGAGGCGTTGATGCGTTCGCGTTACAGCGCCTTTGCGATTGAAGATGCCGATTATCTGTCTGCCACTTGGCACAGCCAAACCCGACCACAAAATCTATCGCTGGAGCCGGATACACACTGGCTAAGGCTGGAAATTGTCGATAGTTCAGAGCGTGGCGATGACGGTGAGGTCACTTTTATCGCAACGTTCCGCGAAAAGCAGGAATGGCTGCGCCTGAGCGAAACATCACGCTTTATTCGCGAAAACGGTCGCTGGTATTACCTGGATGGTAATGCCAGCTTTGAGACGTTTAAGCCCGGACGCAATGACCCTTGTCCCTGTGGTAGCGGTCAGAAGTTCAAAAAGTGCTGTGGCTGA
- a CDS encoding alkaline phosphatase yields the protein MILKATAPAIAVISASLLLAGCEPALPVKDTTSSAQWFASGQQAAATAAPQSNTSRANNIILVVGDGMGIANQTAARIYSGQQLGLLGEEFSLSFETLPYSALIKTYNTNQQTPDSAGTMTALVTGYKTKAGILSISDNAQRGQCASGQQHQLATLFDLAEQQGKATGIVTTARVTHATPAALYAHSVERNWESDDKLSASAKADNCRDIAQQLIDQSNDTQALEVVFGGGKRHFLPEDQGGKRQDQQNLLTRWQQQSPDQHVITTRQQLQQADLTSGHWLGLFSSSHLPYIDQRAADTPDLLDITKAALQRLKHNNGKGYALMIEAGRIDHGHHAGSGYKALNETQELHQTVQWLLNNIDLSDTLLVVTADHSHTLTLAGYATRGNPMLGVVKGNDDLGRPEASAKKLDDGGYYTSINYRNGPGAVDWQHGDRPSVDPERAQQADYLQQALVPLESETHGGEDVALYAAGPWAHLFGGTMEQHWVYHVMHYALTTANDASEKRN from the coding sequence ATGATACTGAAAGCCACTGCCCCAGCCATCGCTGTCATATCGGCATCGCTGTTGTTAGCAGGCTGTGAACCTGCACTGCCGGTAAAAGATACCACCAGCTCTGCACAATGGTTTGCCTCCGGACAACAGGCGGCCGCCACCGCAGCGCCGCAATCCAATACCAGTCGAGCCAACAATATCATCCTGGTGGTCGGAGATGGTATGGGTATCGCAAACCAAACTGCAGCCCGAATTTACAGTGGTCAGCAATTGGGGCTACTGGGAGAAGAGTTCAGTTTAAGTTTTGAAACGTTGCCCTATTCCGCCTTGATTAAAACTTACAATACCAACCAGCAAACCCCGGATTCCGCAGGCACCATGACAGCCCTGGTTACCGGATACAAAACCAAGGCGGGTATTCTGTCGATATCGGATAACGCACAACGCGGCCAATGTGCTTCAGGTCAGCAACATCAGCTAGCAACCTTGTTTGATCTGGCGGAACAGCAGGGAAAAGCCACTGGTATCGTCACGACTGCACGAGTAACACATGCAACACCGGCCGCACTTTACGCGCACAGCGTTGAACGCAATTGGGAAAGCGACGACAAACTCAGTGCTTCGGCTAAGGCCGATAACTGCCGCGATATCGCCCAGCAGCTGATTGACCAGAGCAACGACACTCAGGCGTTAGAGGTGGTGTTTGGCGGTGGCAAACGTCACTTCCTGCCAGAAGACCAGGGCGGCAAACGCCAGGACCAACAGAATTTACTCACGCGCTGGCAACAACAAAGCCCTGATCAGCACGTCATCACGACCCGACAGCAACTGCAGCAAGCTGATCTGACGTCGGGTCATTGGCTGGGCCTGTTTTCCAGCTCACACCTGCCTTATATCGATCAACGCGCAGCAGATACCCCAGACCTGCTGGATATAACCAAAGCAGCCTTGCAGCGACTGAAACACAATAACGGTAAAGGCTACGCCTTGATGATTGAAGCCGGACGAATTGATCATGGCCATCACGCTGGAAGTGGCTATAAAGCGTTGAATGAAACCCAGGAATTACATCAAACAGTACAGTGGTTACTGAACAATATCGATCTGAGCGACACGTTACTGGTTGTCACAGCCGATCACAGCCACACACTCACGCTGGCAGGTTACGCCACACGCGGCAATCCCATGCTGGGCGTGGTGAAAGGTAACGATGACCTGGGACGGCCTGAGGCATCAGCAAAAAAACTGGACGATGGTGGTTATTACACCTCGATTAACTATCGAAATGGTCCCGGCGCCGTAGACTGGCAACATGGGGACCGCCCCTCGGTTGATCCGGAACGCGCTCAGCAAGCCGATTATTTGCAGCAGGCGCTGGTACCGTTAGAAAGTGAAACTCACGGCGGCGAAGACGTCGCCTTGTATGCAGCTGGTCCCTGGGCGCATCTGTTTGGCGGTACGATGGAGCAACACTGGGTTTACCACGTCATGCACTATGCTCTTACGACTGCAAACGATGCTTCGGAAAAACGGAATTAA
- a CDS encoding alkaline phosphatase — protein MRRHYLSSLLLLGTFLTPLSNASGALSSTPDFHQGQQWLTLRLEQRQQQAKLPSKASNLIFFLGDGMSVTTLTAARIFEGQRLGRSGEENNLSFESFPYSALIKTYNTNQQTPDSAGTMSAITTGVKTRAGIIALGPEQDRTICAGWQNHKQQTLLQWAQQNRFATGIVTTARLTHATPAAAYAHSPERGWEADSDLTSEAKQFGCRDIAWQLIHQAYPAGLDLALGGGKRNFVTSDEHTAGERDKGNLIRDWLTQFPAGRYIETQQQLTMLDTNDSSPVLGLFANSHLAYHQDAPDSQPRLQQMTEVAVSYLQHKVKAERLRGYILIVEGARIDHGHHLGNAHRALDETVEFSDAIAAAEQQANSETLLVVTADHSHTLSMSGYPARGNPILGFSHNNGLTLAADNQPYTTLGYANGAGGSSSANHAHRQAGRIYWHNEPHKATNPMDPDFYQAALGKKSYETHGSDDVALHAQGPGAQLFHGLLEQHSIYHLIRRALGFPTSNPSSLSPQTLTPSHSAEEQ, from the coding sequence ATGCGCCGCCATTATCTCTCTTCCCTGCTGCTGCTCGGGACTTTTTTGACACCATTGAGTAATGCTTCAGGAGCGTTATCCAGTACACCGGATTTTCATCAGGGCCAGCAATGGCTAACGCTGCGACTGGAACAACGCCAGCAGCAGGCAAAACTGCCGTCAAAAGCCAGCAATCTGATTTTCTTCCTCGGCGATGGTATGAGCGTTACCACACTAACGGCAGCACGTATTTTTGAAGGTCAACGCCTGGGCAGAAGCGGTGAAGAAAACAATCTGAGTTTTGAGTCATTTCCCTACAGCGCATTAATCAAAACCTACAACACCAATCAGCAAACGCCCGATTCGGCCGGAACGATGAGCGCCATCACCACAGGCGTAAAAACCCGTGCCGGTATCATCGCGCTGGGGCCAGAGCAAGACCGTACTATCTGTGCAGGATGGCAAAACCACAAACAACAGACATTGTTGCAATGGGCGCAGCAGAATCGCTTCGCCACCGGCATTGTTACCACAGCGCGCCTTACTCACGCCACGCCCGCCGCAGCTTATGCACATTCACCCGAACGTGGCTGGGAGGCCGACAGTGACCTGACCTCTGAAGCCAAACAATTTGGGTGCAGAGATATCGCATGGCAGTTGATTCATCAGGCCTACCCCGCAGGATTAGATCTGGCATTGGGGGGTGGTAAACGTAATTTTGTGACCTCGGATGAACACACAGCGGGCGAGCGGGATAAAGGCAATCTGATTCGTGACTGGCTGACTCAGTTTCCTGCTGGTCGATATATTGAAACTCAACAACAGCTAACGATGTTGGATACAAACGATTCCTCTCCGGTTTTGGGATTATTTGCCAACAGTCACCTGGCTTATCATCAAGATGCTCCTGACAGCCAACCGCGTTTGCAACAAATGACGGAGGTTGCAGTGTCTTACCTGCAACACAAAGTTAAAGCGGAACGTCTGCGTGGCTATATCCTGATCGTGGAAGGTGCCCGAATTGATCATGGCCACCATTTGGGTAACGCTCATCGGGCGCTGGACGAAACGGTTGAGTTCTCTGATGCGATTGCCGCAGCCGAACAGCAAGCCAATAGCGAGACACTACTGGTCGTCACAGCGGATCACAGCCATACGCTATCAATGTCTGGCTACCCGGCGCGCGGTAATCCGATATTGGGCTTCAGCCATAATAACGGATTAACATTGGCGGCGGATAATCAACCCTACACCACACTGGGCTATGCCAACGGTGCTGGCGGCAGTAGCTCGGCCAATCATGCTCATCGCCAGGCGGGCCGTATCTATTGGCATAACGAACCGCATAAGGCGACCAACCCAATGGACCCGGATTTTTATCAAGCCGCATTAGGGAAAAAATCATACGAGACTCACGGTAGTGATGATGTCGCATTGCACGCTCAAGGGCCCGGGGCGCAGCTGTTTCACGGTTTGCTGGAACAACACAGCATTTACCACCTCATTCGCCGAGCTTTGGGCTTCCCAACGTCAAATCCGTCATCCCTGAGTCCGCAAACATTGACCCCGTCACACAGTGCAGAGGAGCAATAA
- a CDS encoding D-alanyl-D-alanine carboxypeptidase, which translates to MRLFNRLFSVLAVSLSFSVSAAVIVPSVPQLDATAYVLMDADSGKILVEKNADKQIPPASLTKMMTSYVAVHELAMGNVEEQTQIPISVKAWRKKGSRMFVREGTQVPLIDLLRGIIVQSGNDASVAVAEYFSGSEDAYAEWMNQYAERFGMTNTQFKNATGWPAKGHYSSAGDMARLALRIIKDHPEYYQLYAEKYFEYNNIRQPNRNKLLWRDPSVDGLKTGHTDEAGFCLAASAVKDGTRFIAVVMGTRSEEARARETQKLLAYGFRYFETHKLYDAGQGLQTKQVWLGANDQIRLGVADELYLTLPRGAKGELQIDILSDEFLEAPIKQGQVMGTVTVRMADKVQAELPLVALEDVEDAGFFGRLIGKIKLFFAKLFA; encoded by the coding sequence ATGCGTTTGTTTAATCGTTTGTTCAGTGTTTTAGCGGTGTCTCTTTCTTTCTCTGTCAGTGCTGCTGTTATTGTGCCATCGGTGCCCCAGCTTGATGCTACTGCCTACGTCCTGATGGATGCCGATAGCGGCAAAATTCTGGTGGAAAAAAATGCGGATAAGCAAATACCACCGGCCAGCCTGACCAAAATGATGACCAGTTATGTTGCTGTACATGAACTGGCAATGGGGAATGTTGAAGAACAAACGCAGATTCCCATTAGCGTCAAAGCCTGGCGCAAGAAAGGCTCCCGCATGTTTGTCCGTGAAGGCACTCAGGTACCGTTGATTGATCTGTTGCGCGGCATCATCGTGCAATCGGGTAATGACGCGTCGGTTGCTGTGGCGGAATATTTCTCCGGCTCAGAAGATGCCTATGCTGAATGGATGAATCAGTACGCCGAGCGTTTCGGAATGACCAATACTCAGTTTAAAAACGCCACTGGCTGGCCGGCAAAAGGTCATTATTCCTCTGCGGGTGATATGGCACGACTGGCATTACGCATCATAAAAGATCATCCGGAATATTATCAGCTGTATGCCGAAAAGTACTTTGAATACAACAATATTCGCCAACCTAACCGTAACAAGCTGCTGTGGCGTGATCCGAGTGTTGATGGGTTAAAAACCGGCCACACTGATGAGGCGGGTTTTTGTTTGGCGGCTTCCGCAGTCAAAGACGGTACGCGTTTTATAGCCGTTGTTATGGGAACCCGCAGTGAAGAGGCGCGGGCCCGTGAGACGCAAAAGTTACTGGCTTATGGTTTTCGTTATTTTGAAACGCATAAGTTGTATGACGCAGGGCAAGGTCTGCAAACCAAGCAGGTATGGCTTGGAGCAAACGATCAGATTCGTTTGGGTGTCGCCGACGAGTTGTACCTGACGTTGCCTCGCGGCGCTAAAGGTGAACTGCAAATTGACATCTTATCCGATGAATTTTTGGAAGCTCCAATCAAGCAAGGTCAGGTGATGGGCACGGTAACCGTGCGCATGGCAGATAAAGTCCAGGCAGAGCTACCGCTGGTGGCACTGGAAGACGTCGAGGATGCAGGTTTCTTTGGCCGCCTGATCGGTAAAATAAAACTGTTCTTTGCCAAGTTATTTGCCTGA
- a CDS encoding DUF493 family protein, whose product MSDDQERRTVSQPEAPKIEFPCANYPIKVVGKGKEDYDRVIFDIIAVHAPDCDFARLTARDSKNGRFRAITVYITATGIDQLQQIHSDLSAHDYVHMVI is encoded by the coding sequence ATGAGTGATGACCAAGAGAGGCGAACAGTGAGTCAGCCAGAAGCTCCAAAGATTGAATTCCCCTGTGCTAATTATCCGATTAAGGTTGTGGGTAAGGGGAAAGAGGATTATGACCGGGTAATCTTTGACATTATTGCGGTACATGCCCCGGATTGTGACTTCGCCCGATTGACGGCACGCGACAGCAAAAATGGCCGCTTTCGCGCGATAACGGTTTATATCACGGCCACTGGTATTGATCAGCTACAGCAGATTCATTCCGATCTCAGTGCCCATGACTATGTACATATGGTGATCTGA
- the lipB gene encoding lipoyl(octanoyl) transferase LipB produces the protein MTSVRVRKLGLQDYETVYQRMTAFTTARDEQTEDELWFLQHDQVFTQGQAGKAEHVLMPGDIPVVQSDRGGQVTYHGPGQLVVYLMVDIERKGFGPRQLVSAIEDAIVATLKKWEIVSAPKSDAPGVYTAERKIASLGLRIKQGRSFHGLALNIDMDLEPFQRINPCGYAGMQMTQVVDETAQPVTYDDVAAELQHQLVALLDYQKAEITDETI, from the coding sequence ATGACGTCAGTGCGGGTTCGAAAACTTGGCCTTCAGGACTACGAAACCGTTTATCAGCGTATGACGGCGTTTACCACAGCGCGCGACGAGCAAACTGAAGACGAGTTGTGGTTTCTGCAGCACGATCAGGTTTTCACTCAGGGACAGGCAGGGAAGGCGGAACATGTATTAATGCCCGGTGACATTCCCGTTGTACAGAGTGATCGAGGTGGTCAGGTAACCTATCATGGGCCCGGTCAGCTGGTGGTGTATCTGATGGTAGATATCGAACGCAAAGGTTTTGGTCCACGTCAGTTAGTCTCAGCAATCGAAGATGCCATTGTCGCAACGCTGAAAAAATGGGAGATCGTATCGGCGCCAAAATCCGATGCGCCTGGGGTGTACACTGCTGAGCGTAAAATTGCCTCCCTTGGATTGCGCATAAAACAAGGTCGCTCGTTCCACGGTCTGGCATTGAACATCGATATGGACCTGGAGCCATTCCAGCGCATTAACCCGTGCGGGTACGCGGGCATGCAAATGACTCAGGTGGTGGACGAGACAGCTCAGCCTGTAACGTATGATGATGTTGCGGCTGAATTGCAGCACCAGTTGGTTGCATTGCTGGATTATCAAAAAGCAGAGATTACGGATGAAACCATCTGA
- the lipA gene encoding lipoyl synthase has protein sequence MSHESQSNPFEVEARTPTARSGEKFRSEHGIAAIKDGIKATSGHAENAPIQRKPKWLRAQIPGGQRFEAVKANVRSHKLSTVCEESHCPNMGECWSNGTATIMVMGSVCTRACRFCAVDTGNPKGWLDKDEPANTAESVELMGLRYIVLTSVDRDDLSDGGAAHYAACISSIKARTPDVKVEALTPDFNGIEQHVAQVVDAGLDVFAQNVETVERLTHVVRDPRAGYKQTLDVLAFAKRHNPDVLVKTSLMVGIGETDEEIYQTMDELRAIGVDILTLGQYLRPTKNHLPIDRYVTPEQFNHFRDVGLEKGFMEVASGPMVRSSYRADQVFEKNNLGIELPVIPGDNATNNLIPLKSV, from the coding sequence ATGAGTCACGAGTCTCAATCAAACCCTTTCGAAGTCGAAGCCAGAACACCAACCGCACGCAGTGGTGAAAAATTCCGCAGCGAACATGGTATTGCCGCGATTAAGGATGGTATTAAAGCGACTTCCGGGCACGCAGAAAATGCGCCGATTCAGCGTAAACCGAAATGGTTACGTGCGCAGATCCCCGGTGGCCAACGTTTTGAGGCAGTCAAAGCCAATGTCCGTAGCCATAAGCTGAGTACTGTTTGCGAAGAGTCTCATTGCCCTAATATGGGAGAGTGCTGGTCAAATGGCACCGCAACCATCATGGTAATGGGGTCAGTTTGCACCCGTGCCTGCCGTTTCTGCGCCGTCGATACGGGCAATCCGAAGGGCTGGTTGGATAAAGACGAACCTGCCAACACCGCAGAATCGGTAGAGCTGATGGGCTTACGCTACATCGTATTAACCTCGGTTGACCGCGATGACCTCAGCGATGGCGGTGCAGCACATTACGCCGCCTGCATAAGCTCCATCAAAGCGCGCACTCCCGATGTCAAAGTAGAAGCTTTGACCCCTGACTTTAACGGCATAGAACAACACGTTGCACAGGTGGTCGATGCCGGTCTTGATGTGTTCGCTCAAAATGTTGAAACCGTTGAACGCCTGACACACGTTGTCCGGGACCCACGCGCAGGCTATAAGCAGACTTTAGATGTACTTGCATTTGCTAAACGTCACAATCCGGACGTACTGGTAAAAACCAGTTTGATGGTTGGTATTGGTGAAACCGACGAAGAAATTTATCAAACCATGGACGAGCTGCGCGCCATTGGCGTAGATATCCTGACACTTGGCCAGTACCTGCGACCAACCAAAAACCATTTACCGATTGATCGCTATGTAACACCTGAACAGTTTAATCACTTCCGCGATGTTGGCCTGGAGAAAGGCTTTATGGAGGTGGCTTCCGGCCCCATGGTGCGATCCAGCTATCGGGCCGATCAGGTATTTGAAAAAAACAACCTGGGTATCGAGCTACCGGTAATTCCAGGTGATAACGCCACAAACAATTTGATTCCGCTGAAGTCGGTTTAA
- a CDS encoding TonB-dependent receptor plug domain-containing protein: MTKLFVFFRHLTATSVFFFMHSLAWAANESGNNEEAAELDDIVFVAEESEEVTLEHSAAAVDVINLEFDQKLTADLSEVLSREPGISIRRMGALGARERFSLNGLGDEQIRFFIDGIPLEMSGYKFGISSIPVNLIQRAVIYHGVVPIEFGADALGGAVNLITAKGRDGTGGSISHKAGDFGTNQSTANLKYVDDNSGFFSRLNGFYDYSDNNYEVDVTVPNIFGERLPYKAKRFHNVYEGKGINLVAGYTGQRWADLLQMSLYSSEYYSEIQHNINMSTVYGEPTIERQTYGVNVRYLQQLKDEVSIKLVAGTSETKSEFIDLAEYSYLWNGNQVITPGARVGEIEGPCDCTYRRNTQFSIMHLQWDVLRQHSVELSVAPTWNEQTARNYYFDDVTLDSTDADQSMFSLVLGAGYTVDLLDDRFQNDLFIKRYHQERKNSQRDTALRIRKKLKSDAERIGWGNGFRYAFYNWFMAKASYEQAVRLPNFREVFGDADGILPNLELNEEYSNNYNFSLKITDLITDYGSWNGEVNFFLRQLEDAIVLLRSNDSAVYQNIARVESEGYDLSAAWSSPEDFINVSVNLTNYDLTNTSTQGRFEKFKNQRIPNTPLTFLNAKLGLKWHGVFYGYDEFHLNWNYRYVDRFELIWDNQGDASLGKPFVAEQNSHSLGVTYSVDFFPYIASVTAEVLNVTDQKLFDYYGVQRPGRAFSMKAVLEF, translated from the coding sequence ATGACCAAACTGTTTGTCTTTTTCAGGCATCTGACGGCTACGTCAGTCTTCTTCTTCATGCATTCGCTCGCATGGGCAGCGAATGAATCGGGCAATAATGAAGAGGCGGCAGAATTGGATGATATTGTGTTTGTCGCAGAAGAGTCAGAGGAGGTTACTCTTGAACACTCCGCTGCAGCGGTGGATGTGATTAATCTGGAGTTTGATCAGAAGCTGACTGCAGATCTGAGCGAGGTGTTGTCGCGAGAGCCGGGTATCAGTATCCGCAGAATGGGTGCGCTCGGGGCACGAGAAAGGTTTTCTCTTAACGGGCTAGGTGACGAACAAATTCGCTTTTTCATCGATGGTATCCCGTTGGAAATGTCAGGCTATAAGTTTGGTATCAGTAGCATCCCGGTTAATTTGATTCAACGCGCGGTGATCTACCACGGTGTTGTTCCCATTGAATTTGGCGCCGATGCATTAGGCGGGGCGGTTAATTTGATAACGGCCAAAGGTCGTGATGGAACCGGCGGCTCAATTTCTCATAAGGCGGGTGATTTTGGCACAAACCAATCAACGGCAAACCTGAAATATGTTGATGACAACAGCGGTTTTTTCAGTCGCTTAAACGGTTTTTACGACTATAGCGATAATAATTATGAGGTTGATGTCACGGTTCCGAACATATTTGGGGAAAGGCTACCGTACAAAGCAAAACGTTTTCATAATGTTTATGAGGGTAAGGGGATAAATCTGGTTGCAGGGTATACGGGTCAGCGCTGGGCAGATTTGCTTCAGATGAGTCTGTATTCCAGCGAATACTATTCTGAAATTCAGCACAATATCAATATGAGTACGGTTTATGGGGAGCCCACAATTGAACGGCAAACCTATGGGGTGAACGTGCGCTATTTGCAGCAATTAAAAGATGAAGTATCGATTAAGCTGGTTGCTGGTACATCAGAAACAAAATCTGAATTTATTGATCTCGCAGAGTATTCCTATCTTTGGAACGGTAATCAGGTTATCACCCCCGGAGCAAGAGTTGGTGAAATTGAGGGGCCTTGCGACTGCACTTACAGGAGAAATACGCAATTCTCAATCATGCATTTGCAATGGGATGTGCTTCGCCAGCATTCAGTTGAGCTGTCTGTTGCTCCTACCTGGAATGAACAAACAGCAAGAAATTACTACTTTGATGATGTAACACTGGATTCTACTGATGCTGATCAAAGTATGTTTAGCCTGGTTTTAGGCGCGGGTTATACTGTCGATTTACTTGATGATAGATTTCAGAATGATTTGTTTATTAAGCGTTATCATCAGGAACGCAAGAACAGCCAACGAGATACAGCGCTTCGTATTCGTAAAAAGTTGAAAAGTGATGCTGAACGAATTGGCTGGGGGAATGGTTTTCGATATGCATTTTATAACTGGTTTATGGCAAAAGCTTCGTATGAGCAAGCTGTCAGGCTACCTAATTTTCGCGAAGTATTTGGTGATGCAGACGGTATTTTACCCAACCTTGAATTGAATGAGGAATATTCCAATAATTACAATTTTTCCTTAAAAATCACTGACCTTATTACAGATTACGGGTCATGGAATGGCGAAGTAAACTTTTTCCTTCGACAACTTGAAGATGCTATTGTTTTACTGAGATCGAATGATTCTGCGGTGTATCAGAATATCGCTCGCGTAGAATCTGAAGGGTATGATCTGTCAGCGGCATGGTCATCGCCAGAGGATTTTATTAATGTAAGCGTTAATCTCACCAATTATGATCTTACTAATACATCGACACAGGGCAGATTCGAGAAATTCAAGAATCAAAGAATTCCGAATACGCCCCTTACTTTTCTCAACGCAAAACTGGGTTTGAAATGGCATGGTGTCTTTTACGGGTATGATGAGTTTCATCTGAACTGGAATTATCGTTACGTCGATCGGTTTGAACTGATCTGGGATAACCAGGGAGATGCCAGTCTGGGTAAGCCATTTGTTGCTGAACAGAATAGTCATTCGCTTGGGGTGACTTACAGTGTGGATTTTTTCCCCTACATTGCCAGTGTTACGGCAGAAGTTCTGAACGTAACCGATCAAAAGCTGTTTGATTATTACGGTGTTCAGCGCCCCGGACGAGCATTTTCCATGAAGGCGGTTTTAGAATTCTAA